A region from the Achromobacter seleniivolatilans genome encodes:
- a CDS encoding YdaU family protein, whose translation MNYYPHHIGDFNSATRHLTRIERSVYRDLIELYYDTEAPLALDIDKLCRLLIARSEEEQAAVSQVLNEFFVQATQGWTHARCDAEIARYHGNKEAKSAAGKASAAKRAQKALRPGAISADGQQPLNGCATNQEPEPGTKSQEEASSTARKRAACVDVALIDLPDWLDREDWVCWIADRKARKKPVTEEAARRQLQQLAGYLAEGFPARAVIANSIASGYQGLFPPRAAGRAAPSSRTRQRAEWSSELRDVLAEGRPMREIDMGVIDASH comes from the coding sequence ATGAATTATTACCCGCATCACATCGGCGATTTCAATAGCGCCACGCGGCATCTCACGCGCATCGAACGCAGCGTGTACCGCGATTTGATCGAACTGTATTACGACACCGAGGCGCCCTTGGCCCTTGATATCGACAAGCTGTGCCGCTTGCTGATTGCCCGCTCGGAAGAAGAGCAAGCCGCGGTTTCGCAGGTGCTGAACGAGTTTTTCGTTCAAGCCACGCAGGGCTGGACGCACGCCCGTTGCGACGCCGAAATCGCCAGATACCACGGCAACAAAGAAGCGAAGTCTGCGGCTGGCAAAGCCAGTGCGGCCAAGCGTGCGCAGAAAGCGCTACGGCCTGGCGCTATCTCAGCGGACGGGCAACAGCCGTTGAACGGGTGTGCAACTAACCAGGAACCAGAACCAGGAACCAAGAGCCAGGAAGAGGCTTCAAGCACCGCTCGTAAACGAGCCGCCTGCGTCGATGTTGCGTTGATCGATCTGCCCGACTGGCTGGACCGTGAAGACTGGGTCTGCTGGATTGCGGATCGCAAGGCCCGCAAAAAACCCGTCACTGAAGAGGCTGCACGGCGCCAGTTGCAGCAGCTTGCTGGATACCTTGCCGAAGGGTTCCCTGCGCGCGCCGTCATCGCCAACAGCATTGCCAGCGGTTATCAGGGCTTGTTCCCGCCAAGGGCAGCAGGGCGGGCGGCGCCGTCCAGCCGGACCCGGCAGCGTGCGGAGTGGTCATCGGAACTGCGTGACGTGTTGGCCGAAGGGCGGCCGATGCGTGAAATCGACATGGGGGTGATTGATGCCAGCCATTAA
- a CDS encoding phage neck terminator protein translates to MQPIHWDAMTPEDAIFELIRAAADGMPVLSAETIEPAPQPPYATLAVRWIDAGPAEEGQVDADGNQAMRDHRDATVELKSFGVAAFSVLDKLGLTLQHPDFEERAEALGLAVFDTGRLQNVPPEEGATFDFRRGALELGIRYSQTYTAFVGTIQTVTGVASTTGGITSAIDTSFTVKTPTAP, encoded by the coding sequence ATGCAACCCATACACTGGGACGCCATGACGCCAGAAGACGCAATTTTTGAATTGATCAGGGCCGCGGCAGATGGCATGCCTGTGCTGTCTGCCGAAACGATAGAACCTGCGCCGCAGCCGCCGTATGCCACGTTGGCCGTTCGGTGGATAGACGCCGGACCCGCCGAAGAAGGTCAGGTCGATGCCGACGGCAACCAGGCCATGCGTGACCACCGCGACGCCACTGTTGAACTGAAGAGTTTTGGTGTTGCTGCGTTCAGCGTGCTCGACAAGCTGGGTTTGACTTTGCAACACCCGGATTTTGAAGAACGGGCCGAAGCGTTGGGCCTGGCGGTCTTTGATACCGGGCGCTTGCAAAACGTCCCGCCTGAAGAGGGCGCCACGTTCGATTTCCGGCGCGGCGCGCTGGAACTCGGCATCCGCTATTCGCAAACCTATACGGCTTTCGTCGGCACGATTCAGACCGTGACCGGCGTGGCCAGCACAACTGGCGGAATTACTTCCGCCATAGATACCTCTTTCACCGTGAAGACACCCACGGCGCCGTAG
- a CDS encoding DUF3383 family protein → MAKIDRIVNVAISLNTTAIKEQNFSDILILGAHALAVNRILAVTEPGELLDMGIAQTDPLYVAVRDAFKQIPTVSRVFVGRRHVDVSQFTVTRAAATDYTVTLSWRDGAGQVQKAEAKATGVAESTPQTIATALVAAITATSAPVTAAAVGADVSVTAEQTGNAVAIAIKGNLQLSAPVSTETPSAALNACLRENGDWYGVALASRVEADVLDAAEWVESNERLFGVSSDQAGIIDAAVSTDIASKCQQKQYFRTHVWYHGEARTEALEAAVSANRFTFYPGGETWANTRLSGVTYDSLSEGQALAAHAKNANTFEQMRNFAVTQNGKVAAGEWIDVIRGRDWLSEQVKINVASQLINANGKVPYTDVGIQILVNGIRQALLLGQSRGLIAPDEIDDAGRTIPGFVITVPRAAGISTNDKANRILRDLKFSARLAGAIHVAEIKGNLTYQQL, encoded by the coding sequence ATGGCAAAAATCGACCGGATCGTCAATGTGGCGATCTCGCTGAACACCACGGCGATCAAGGAACAGAACTTCTCTGACATCCTGATCCTTGGCGCGCACGCGCTGGCCGTCAATCGTATTCTGGCGGTGACCGAGCCCGGCGAGTTGCTGGACATGGGCATCGCTCAGACCGACCCGCTGTACGTCGCCGTGCGCGATGCGTTCAAGCAGATCCCGACGGTTTCGCGAGTCTTCGTTGGCCGCCGCCACGTGGATGTGTCGCAGTTCACCGTGACGCGCGCTGCCGCCACGGACTACACCGTGACGCTGTCGTGGCGTGATGGCGCAGGCCAAGTTCAAAAGGCGGAAGCCAAGGCCACGGGCGTTGCCGAAAGCACGCCGCAAACGATCGCCACCGCATTGGTCGCCGCCATTACCGCGACCAGCGCGCCTGTGACGGCTGCTGCTGTGGGCGCCGACGTATCGGTCACCGCAGAGCAAACCGGCAATGCCGTCGCTATCGCCATCAAGGGCAATTTGCAGCTGTCGGCGCCCGTCAGCACGGAAACCCCCTCGGCCGCGTTGAATGCCTGCCTGCGTGAAAACGGCGATTGGTACGGCGTGGCGTTGGCCAGCCGCGTTGAAGCCGACGTGCTGGATGCCGCCGAATGGGTGGAATCCAATGAGCGTCTGTTTGGCGTGTCGTCCGACCAGGCCGGCATCATCGACGCCGCAGTGTCCACCGACATTGCATCCAAGTGCCAGCAAAAGCAGTACTTCCGCACGCACGTCTGGTATCACGGCGAGGCCCGGACCGAAGCCTTGGAAGCCGCCGTCAGCGCCAACCGCTTCACGTTCTATCCCGGTGGTGAAACCTGGGCTAACACGCGTCTGTCTGGCGTGACGTATGACAGCCTGAGCGAAGGCCAGGCATTGGCCGCGCATGCCAAGAACGCCAACACGTTCGAACAGATGCGCAACTTTGCCGTGACGCAAAACGGCAAGGTCGCTGCCGGCGAATGGATCGACGTGATCCGCGGCCGTGACTGGCTGTCGGAACAGGTGAAGATCAACGTGGCATCGCAGCTGATCAACGCGAACGGCAAGGTGCCTTACACCGACGTCGGTATTCAGATCCTGGTGAACGGTATTCGCCAAGCCCTGCTGCTGGGTCAAAGCCGTGGACTGATCGCGCCTGACGAAATCGATGATGCGGGCCGCACGATTCCCGGTTTTGTCATCACCGTGCCGCGCGCTGCTGGCATCTCCACGAACGACAAGGCCAACCGCATTCTGCGTGACCTGAAGTTCAGCGCCCGTCTGGCGGGCGCCATCCATGTTGCCGAGATCAAAGGCAACCTCACCTACCAACAACTGTAA
- a CDS encoding phage structural protein, translated as MSVKTYAPNQVKIVVGALPISGLAEDNFVTVTELGDGIASVVGIDGEVSRAMSRNSRLSIKITLMQTSASNAALSALHQADKATEGNGAFPISITDLRGLSLHASDSAWIVKMPDAGYGAKVGSREWTIETGQAINVVGGNA; from the coding sequence ATGTCCGTCAAAACTTACGCACCGAACCAGGTGAAGATTGTGGTGGGCGCGTTGCCCATCTCCGGCTTGGCCGAAGACAACTTCGTGACCGTTACCGAATTGGGCGATGGCATTGCGTCCGTTGTCGGTATCGACGGCGAGGTGTCGCGCGCGATGTCGCGCAATTCGCGCCTGAGCATCAAGATCACGTTGATGCAAACCAGCGCCAGCAATGCGGCGTTGTCCGCGCTGCATCAGGCCGATAAGGCTACCGAGGGCAACGGCGCCTTCCCGATTTCGATTACCGATTTGCGCGGCTTGTCCCTGCATGCGTCGGATTCGGCATGGATCGTGAAGATGCCGGACGCTGGCTACGGCGCCAAGGTCGGCTCCCGCGAATGGACGATCGAAACCGGCCAGGCCATCAACGTGGTTGGGGGTAACGCCTGA
- a CDS encoding transcriptional regulator: MNLHDYFDRDEALTAAALARRVGVSPALVYQWRTGRRPVPVQHCVPIEHATSGAVTRRDLRPADCNRIWPELAEGAKAE; this comes from the coding sequence ATGAATCTACACGATTACTTCGACCGGGATGAAGCGCTAACCGCTGCGGCGCTAGCCCGGCGCGTGGGGGTTTCCCCAGCGCTTGTCTACCAATGGCGTACGGGCCGCAGGCCCGTTCCGGTCCAGCACTGCGTGCCTATCGAGCACGCCACCAGCGGCGCGGTTACCCGGCGCGACCTGCGTCCCGCCGATTGCAATCGAATCTGGCCCGAGCTGGCCGAAGGGGCGAAAGCGGAATGA